TACCTCTTATTTCACCTAATTCATCCAAAGGAGGGGTAACTTTCTATAGTAGTTCAAATATCTATATATTTAATTGTAACAgttcagtttttatttttctataatttcaaaataaaaatttgtgtTTCTGATTCTATATTATGGTCATAGGTAGTCATTTGCCGTAGGCAACTTTCTGTTTGCTCAACACTATTGTATGATTTGCTAAATTGATATATGATCTCTGTTCCTTGTCTATGCAGTCACTCTTGATTGAACTGGCATGTCATATCTCAAAATGATGTTATTTTGTGTTTGAATAGCCTAATGAATGTTTGTATCCAAGTATCCAATTGAATGATCTGGAAATCCTTGTGGCGAAGAAACTTGTATGATGCAAGCAAGTTTAATAGCTTGTATAGGTACTGTAGTGATCCCAATGCAGTGGATACCAAAAGAAACCTCACTTTCCCCCTTTTTTTGGAGGTGGTGGTGGGGTGGAGGGGAGGGGAGGAGTGGAAATTCTAAAACTAGTATGAGTACCGCTGTGAATGCATCAATTGCGTCAATATGCTTACTGTTTAAAGGGAGTTAGAAGATATTATCAGATTGATGAATCAAAGTTCTATATTATCAGATCGATGAATCAAAGTTCTgtgtcattaaattttcatctctctctctcgcttTCTTCTGGAAACTTTGTTCTGCAGAATATTTACATGTAGTAGATGTAGTGTTCATATAAATGGCTTTGAAACCAACATTTTTCAATAGCATTCACACAAAGTCCATTCTTCTTTTCTACTAGGGTTCATGTAAAGTTGGAAAAAGTATATGGATaatggttttatttttttattactttatttATTGTTTTGAGCCTCAACTTGACTCTGGCCTCTGGTAGCTGTGATTGTTATACAGTTTTTTTGTGCATCGCTGATGTCAGCGTTATGAGTCATGTAATCTGCTGCTTTGTCAGGTTGGTTTTCAAGCCATTGCTGAAGCTCTTGGGCTGGCTGCTGTTAAGGCAGCACTTGCCATTACTGCGATAATTGCTGGTGGACGCttggtaattatttaatttcattgcAATATGATACTGGCTGAACTGCACTAGTATTCTTACTgcaattatttttttggttCTTGAAAGAAGGGCTGGATTATGAACCCATTGGCCCCAGCTAGAGTTATGCCATTATGCTTTAGTGATGCTATTATATCTTTGGTTACAACTTCTGATAAAGTTCTTTGCGTAAGGTCACAATTCACATTCTCTTAGTGGAAAATGGCAATGAATATTGTTGTTTGATAAGTGTTGAAATTCTGAATAAAGCATGATCCTTGAGGCATACAAGTTACATACGCTCACTAATTGATACTTATGATCATACTATGACTTACAGCTCACTAATTAGTCAAATCATGGTACCATGAACTCTCTAGCTGAAGATGTATCTTTTGTCCATCAGATTGTTATAACATTTAGATTAATTTATCTTGCAATATGATGTCGACTTCTTCTGCGTATTACACTTACACAAGTGTGATCAATGTTTTATCAGGTCCATTGAACTTACAATTGGCTTGCAGGATATATGTTTTAGGGCCAAGTTATTTGCATATTGAATTTACATCTGAACCTGATATCAAAACAATTTTTCTCATAggaagaaaaattataattcaagAAGTGCTTCCCTTTAGCTACATATCAATTTGGTGTCTCTTGATGGCCGTGATTGCCAAGTTTCTCTCTTTACTAGGACTGCACACAATTCATGCATCTGTCTTCCTTATTACATAATGAATATATATCCTCTCTTAATCTTTATTCTGtgttctttctttctcttccttcttttttctttttcttttgcagCTGCTTCGACCAATTTATAAACAAATTGCAGAAAATCAAAATGCAGAGATATTCTCGGCCAATACACTTCTTGTTATTCTGGGGACTAGTCTCCTTACAGCCAGGGTATCAAAACTGATCAAATCGTTATCAACATATTCCTTTAACTGTTACTAAACTtgagtttttatctttttcctACAACAGGCTGGACTTTCCATGGCCCTAGGAGCATTTCTGGCAGGTTTGCTCCTTGCGGAAACTGAATTTTCCTTACAGGTTGAATCGGATATTGCTCCATATCGTGGCCTTCTATTGGGTCTCTTCTTCATGACGGTATATCCACAACATAAAGTCTTGTAAATATGTGTCTGTGTATGCTGTCTATCTATCTGTTCACTGCTTAATACATCTTGGTAATTCAGCAAAAAAGCCAAGCATTTGTGGCATTTATTTTTTCTGAAGACTGTAGATTGaaattgctttgttgttttgatattGCAGGTTTTCAGATCCTGCTTGAAATGTtacatcttttttctttttctttctttcttttttcactTCATCAAAAtgacaaattattaaatttctggAATGAGATGACTGCataattgtattttatttttggcTTTTTTGATATGTGAGGAACTTCCAGTACAGTTAACAATAATCCTTCTATGTATTCTCAGGTTGGAATGTCTATTGATCCAAAGCTTCTTTTCTCAAATTTTCCAGTCATTATGGGGACATTGGGACTTCTAATTGGTGGCAAGACTTTGTTGGTTGCTTTGGTTGGTAGACTTTTTGGTATTTCAATCATATCTGCAATAAGGGTTGGTCTTCTTCTTGCGCCGGGTGGAGAATTTGCTTTTGTGGCTTTTGGTGAAGCTGTTAATCAGGTTTACTTACCTGCTAACTACATTTCCCAtaatattattcaatttttttgaaTGCTTCTCAATTCTTTTGAATGCTTTGCAGCTTAatctttatatgttttctgtGTTTGTGGGATTTGGTTCAACATGGTATTTTACTGTTTCACAGCAAGTCCATTGCTAACATTTGCAACTGCTTCGGTGTATAAAAAGATCTCCTGACTTCTGTGTgttaaatgttttaaaattcaaaatgatTTATTAATAGACAGAATTCTTTGAACATAAAGTTATCTTCTTAAAAGGTCTAGTCGTGTTGTTTGAGCTGAATTGCTTATTGGATTATGGAAATGTGATATGTGATTAAAATATCTTATACTTTTTTTCCTAGTGCAAGTAGAAAAAATTAAACTGCTTATGTGACTACCATCTTCTGCTTTACTGACTAGTATCATCTGCAGGGTATAATGTCTCCCCAGCTATCGTCTTTGTTATTTCTTGTAGTGGGGCTCTCAATGGCTCTTACACCATGGCTAGCTGCTGGTGGTCAGTTGATTGCCTCACGTTTTGAGCAGCATGATGTTCGAAGTCTTTTACCAGTTGAGAGTGAGGTAAGATGCCTCACATAGGAGTCTATGGTCACTGTTGCATTTCTAATTGGATAATAATTAGAGTAAGAATGCTCACATGAGTATAATGTTTTGAACTTAAAAAAGATGGAAACACATAAATCTTGGAGAATACTCTGCCGTCTTTTATCTTGGAGGTGTTACTGAATttgcttttgttttttaaatttttggctGACATGTTAAATTTAACTATATTCACCAGTCTATCTTTCTCTTGGCTTTGACCGTCTTTGCAGACAGATGATTTGCAGGATCACATTATCATCTGCGGGTTTGGACGTGTTGGCCAGGTTATGACTTGCTCTGCATATCTTTTTTTTTGATTTGATAAATGGGTCAAAATCTAACATGTGataattataaattagtttatttcaatttttgggTTGACAGATTATTGCACAACTTCTTTCAGAGCGGTTAATTCCCTTTGTTGCTCTTGATGTGAGGAGGTAAGCCAATAATGTTAAGAAGAATGCTTTTACATTGTCTGATTTTCTTTCTTCCAGATGTGTGTTTTTGAGTTATTGCCTGCCCATATGAGGTATTTGCATATATTTCTGTGGTGATTTTCTCCCTCCAAAGTATTACTCTGCTTCTTTTAGAATCATATCTTGATCAAATGCTTTAttagaaattgaaaaaatgTTCCTACACTTTTTTTAAGTGTGGCTCAATCCTGTTTTTATCCATTCAAAGTGGGTTTGGGAGGGAGAATTGGAAGATTATCTATCCTGCATTTCTGCATAAAATGGGTATTATCAATGCCTAAATCTGCACACGGTTTCCAGTATGGACAAAACAATGTATTTTTGAGTCTCTCTGCCGAGCTAACTCTAGAAAAGGGGACAAATAATTGGAAAAATATTGAACCAATCATCATTGAGTTGCTGATTGTGGTTTATGTAGTTTCTTACACCATTTGGAATAATTGCTGCTGGCAAAGAGAAAAGGACAAAAAAAAGCAGCAAGTATAATTTTTTGCATGTTGTATGCTGTGTTAATTACTTAATGGCCATAAGGCCATAAGCTTAATTCAATAAGAAAGCGTACGTTGCGTATTCCTGCAATGTTACTAAAGCTTTCCCATGTTTCAGTGATAGAGTGGCAGTTGGGCGTGCCCTTGACCTTCCTGTGTATTTTGGAGATGCTGGTAGTCGAGAGGTAAAGCTATACACATCAGAAGTATATACTTGTGTGCAGGTCCAGGTTTAACAGGTTTTCTGGTGTATGACTAGGTCCTCCACAAAGTTGGTGCTGAAAGAGCTTGTGCTGCTGCAATAACCCTAGATACACCTGGTGCAAATTATAGAACTGTTTGGGCACTGAGCAAGTATTTTCCTAACGTGAAGACCTTTGTCCGTGCTCACGATGTTGATCATGGCCTTAATTTGGAAAAGGCAGGGGCTACAGCGGTAATATTCTGATAACTTTTATGAAGTTTTGTTTCTTTTACGAGGGATTATGTTGTGCAAACCCATGATTGTTGCATTAGAGGACATCTCCACCACACTAGGCTTTCTGTTTTGCTAGGGTTAGGGAAGGGTTATTCCATAATAATACCACGGCAATATGACATTATTAATGTGAAATTCAAGTCAAATGATATCCAAATTGGAATAAACCTTTTCTTAGCTTTTATTCTATCATTCAGTTATCTAATGCATCAAGTTGCATGGCAATTTTATGAttgttgaaaaaaatatttacaggTTGTCCCGGAGACACTAGAGCCAAGTCTACAGTTGGCAGCTGCTGTTCTTGCACAGGTAAAACAAAATGATCGTGACCAAGTTGCATGTCACTTGTTATTGCAACATGAACCAAGTATTGACTTGGTTATCTTGGTTACAGAATCACTATTCCTAATCTCGCTTAAATTCAAACCAATTACGTGGGGCTAAAATGCTTTAAATTTTGCCACCAACCCCCAAAATGATTCCACATGGGCTTTATATAAACTGTCACTTTCGTGAGTATATTAATGGAATACCCTTAAACCAAGTGCACGATGATCTAATTGATTGAGTTGGCCAAGGCAGGAACTTTGGTTGTATGACAAACCAATATTAATTCTCATGATTAATGAAATAGTTGGCTCACTTAATATTCTCATCATTTGTTTGTTTCTGTTTATAATCTTTTTCCATTTAGGCTAAACTGCCCATGTCAGAGATCACGGCAACTATAAATGAATTTAGGTCACGGCACTTGTCTGAGCTAGCAGAGGTATTTGCTGATCTCTCCGATTTTATGCTCTTTAATCGTGTGCAATTTGTGAGTGCAGATTTGAGCACTCACTAGTATATACATTTGATATCTGAAAGTTCATTTACCTTTGCAGCTATGCCAAGCCAGTGGAAGTTCTCTTGGTTATGGGTTTTCTCGTATGATGAGTAAACCCAAAGTTCAGCTTTCTGACTCTTCGGATGAAAACCAAGTCACAGAGGGAACATTAGCTATTTGAGACGCGCCTAAATCCGATAAACAAAGAGGAAAACCAAGGAGAAAAGGAAACCAAATAATATGAGAAAATGTATAGCACAACTGCATGTTCCATTGGCATAATTGTACAGAAAATATACTGAAAGAAGAGTTGAGACCATGCTCACCATTATTCAAATCTTTTTGTCCTAAAAAATTTGAGACTTGAATGAGAAAATGGTATAGGTGTTCTCATTTTTTATTCTGGGTTCTAGTGGTGTTCTGGATTCTGGACTCTGGTTAGTCTGAGAAGACACTGGAACCCCAGAATCTTACTGTTTAAAAGgatattttatagttttttttctttctcgcATCTCCTATGCTTCTCCTTTGAGGTAGATTTCGGCTTTTTAACCTGAAAAACTCTATGGTGTGGAATTGTATGGTAGATTATGCTGACCATATTGTAGGACCTCGTGGTATAATGTACCTGCTAGATCCATGAGAACCAATAGGAAATGGGGAttaatttctttccttttttatatatatacgaGAGTCGTTTATTCATTGTCATGGCAATGTAAATCAATTTGAGAATTTGAGCCGATCAACTGCAAGGACTTGTGAGGGCCTACAAGTAATGGTGCACTTAAATCTTGAAAGAACTATGAATTTCGACTTGAGGAAAATTCACGGTGCTCTCGGTGCACACAATTATGTGGGACCAACCttttttgagaaaaagaaaaaatgtaaAAGATAGACTTAAGTAGATATCTGAAATGAGAACGTGCGAAAGAAAATTAGGAGACGGGACTCCACTCCTAAAGATCAGACAATAAACTTTCTGCCATTAAAACCTGGGCTATAGGAGTTTGTTGATCAATGAATCGGCAAACCTTCGTTTAGTCGAGTTCGAAAGCAAGGAAAGTTCTAGGGTTTTAATACGCTACAATATTTTTAGTTTAGTGAGATGGATTAATCCATGCTCCATGGCTTCACCTACCAAATTTGATCCTCTGCCCGCATTAGTCCAGGGATCATCCTGTGATGAAGCAAACAATGGCAGGATATCATCCTCTAATGTCTGTGTACACAAACTATGTTCGTGGTGGATAAGGTTCAGCATAAATATTGGACCATTCCCTGAAATAGATGATGTGACCTTGAGGCAGCCCCATAACTTtctcatataattatttttttaatcaaaaaattGATTCGAAATGAAAGAATACTGTACATGGATCACAAGATTTAGGAAAGAGAAATACACTTGCACAAGCTTCAACTAAAATGAGTTAAAAATTAGGGGTTCTAAAGTTATTTTTTGAGATTATTTTCGATTAATCTCAAATCATACTCGAGCCAAAAAAACAAAACTCAAATATTTCTGAAagtttaatagtttaaaatatataatcattttattaaaattattgtaaGGCGTAGACCTATCGTACACATTTATTAGGATGAATGCTTCTGAGCTTGGAGCGCGGAAATTGATACGAGGATGACTGATTTTGTTGGTTGTTCTAGTTTTCATGCTAATTGGTAATGCATATAACACACGGCACTAACACACCTTGGTCCACAGCCTGGAGGAAAAGAATCCCAAAAAGGGAGCATTTAATGGTGAAAGTAAAATTTCAAATCACATAAGATTCAAAGTTCAACCCCTATGATTAATTAGGGTTCAAAAGTACATGGATGTCTACATCTCTTTATCAAGTTCGAATGCATCATAAAAATTACACAAGCAGGAATTCTACTTGTGTTTATTCTCAAATGTTTAATATACAAATGGAATACAATCAAATACAAAACTAGATCGCCAGCTTAGGAATTTGCCAGGAAGAGAGCTTTACATTGCTCCAGGGTATCTTCAGGACTGGTAACTGCAACAAGTTAAGCAGTAATGGTTGAATAGTTTAATATACAATATGAAcgaatttttctttcattttgtcTATATCTCACAGTGGTAACGAAATGAGATAATTTTATTTCCTTATTGCATTGTATATGCCCATAGATATGTTGGAGATGAAATTTTTTGACTGACCTGTGTGACCCACTGTTCGCTCTGATTCGTAAATTTCATGATCATTTCCTCCCTGATTAAAGAAAAGGAACAAAAAAAAAGGATTAGTAAACACAAGGTTATCAACTATGAGTAGTAAAATAAAAGCGAAGCATATCTTAATGTGCAATGCATACTGACAGTCCAATGCCAATGGTACACTCATGAAAACATAACAAAAGGACATGCAAGGCTGAGAACGAAGCCTGATATTTTGAGGGTTAATTTCACCTGAAAGAAGCCTCAAACTTAGATAATAAATTTTCCTTGatcaatttttctttattaagaATTCCAGCAACGCCAATCATATACTAATAGAAATATTGAGGGAACACTTTTTCATGAGGTCCTATGATAGTAGGGGTgacatttataaatatttcaacTTGGAGACGACACAATCCACATAACATAAGGGCTCAGTAACAGGAttatttgaaagaaaacacatatacatcattcagtGGCCACAAATCTATAAGAAAGAAAGAGGTGGTCGACACCAAAATCATAAATGACCAACAGAAAACACAATGTGAGAAAGTGGCAAGGAAATAGAAGTACAACCTTGTAAGTTTTGTCCCCAAAGAAGTGGATTTCATCAAACTCATCAAGGTATCTCAAGCAATATGTCTTGTCCCAACCTTGAGGAAAAACCTGTTACAAACATTAATGAATCTGACTGCACTCTTCCGAAGTCCCATTTATTTAACCAGTTCAAGATCATAAACTAGGCAGTTCACCTACATCAAAACTTATCTGCCCTCCTATTGAGAATGTCAGGTTAAGGTGTGGGAACTTTTCTCTCAGCACGGACACCATTTTTGGGCGAATGTTATGGACCTGAAATCAATTAGTTGCTGTATTTTAGTATATAAATCAACCAGATGCAGAATCCAGACTACCAAAACAATGACTtccaatataatattttaaagagCTAGAGTCTATTCTAACCTTGTCATATTTCTCAAATTCATCCCTTTCTTCTTGGCTGCAATTCCGCCCAATTGGCGATACATTAATCATCCCACTCCGGAATTCTATAAATGTGCCTCTACAAGAATTGTTGGAGATTCAATCCTTTTCTTTTGTCAGCTTGATGTGTGTTAAAATTTTGACTCTCAGACTTCCAACATACTCACCTTTTTATCGGAATGTCCAAGTCAGCAATATAATGGAgtgtaaaatttataaattcctGCACAATCATTCACAATATCTCAGAGTAATATATTCACATAAGCTACAACTCATTTACCAATTTGAAGAATTTCCCAACCAAATCTAATTAACTTTTTgtaattcataattaatttgcaATTTGTCTTGATATTCTCTTATTTTACAAGGAAGACCCCCCTAAACATTTTTCCttatactattttatttattcaagcTGTCTTTTTCTCCTTTGTTTTTCAGGCAATTACTTAAGAAGTTTAGTGAGAATGTATAAGTAACTTACCTTGAGCTCTTCTTCTCCAAGAAACGTCTTCAAGCTCTAGAACACAGAAAATGTTGTTGGAATGACATAACAGTTTAGAGGAAAAAGTTAGATTCACACAAGTCATTGCCATTCAGGAATTATTAGAAAAACAAAAATCTAATCTGAGCTTAAGCTGAACTCATCTTGTTTGCGAGCGATACCTGGGTGCCAATGAGCTTGCCCTCTTTATGGGCCACAAGCCCATTCTCGGAAAATACATAATCATAGTCCTGTGTAACTACATAGCCAAACACACAATTAATAGTTCCTCGTTACCTTCTTCCACAACCATAAATTGAAGAGCTACATAACGAACCTGTCTTGCCAAGCTGCTCTGATATCTTAGAGAGGTCAGATCCCCCCACCACTCCAACAGTAACAACCTTCAGTTGAACAAATTTACTATCAGGTGTATGGTAAATGCTTGATGAAGGGTGGAGAATAAAACACAAACAAGAGCAATAATTGAACAAATTCTAGTTATGATAGATTGATGCATACCTTCTTCAGTTCCTGCATGAACTCTAACATCTTTGGAGTGGCCGCCTGGAATTTGAATTGAAAACATTGAACGAGTAGTCAATTCCACACACAGTCTAAAAAGATAAGAACAACGGACAAATTTTGGCTTTTGCCCTGTAACTCGTTGAATTAATAGTGGTAACTTGCTTAACTCTCATTATAACTAAAAAAAGGtcattaaaaatcattaaaatccaACGGAACAAAAAGGAAATAGAAAATTAGGTACCTTTCTTGGCGCTGTGAGCGtcccatcaacatcaaataaagCGATCAAACCTGGCTTTCTCACAGCCATTTGAGCTAATCTATATATTTCCCTGTGATGAAGTACCCAAAGTTATAAAGCATTCCCAACCCTCAATAAACAAGGGATTTAATATACTATCATGTCCAATCACTCCAAATAATTTGCAAGTGTGCATTacaaatatttgaaatattattGGATTCAAGTCGAGAACCATTCACATCAAATTGGAAATATACGCAGCAGTAGCATTGCAATCCTAGCAACCAAAGGCAGGAGAGAAGCAATCGAAGTGAACAATGCAAACCAAGAAAATTGTTGTTTTGGATAAAAAAATCGATCATTCACCTTACCAGTGAGCAGAGTGCAGCTATCAGATTCCGAACCAGAACTTGGGAACGGAATTCAAACCAGATCTTAAATGGTGGATCCCAAGAATTTGGTGGTAATCAAATGAATTCAAGATAAAACAATGGAGCTTGAGTGTgaaggaaaacaaaaagactttGGATCTGGAGCATTAGAGGACCCCTCTGTTTTATCTGGCGCATGAAATTTCCCACCGATGATTTCTTAAAGTTTCCTAGTGGGCCCATATAACAAATTCCTCAAGGTGGGCCCTACACCAGCTTCCTCTCTGCAGCCCCTTGCCTTATTTTTCAACTGTTTACTTTGACAAGAATATGGAAATTTAGTCAGTAGTTATTGCTTTTGTATAAAATTTTTGGATGAATGCTTttgttatatataaaattattaataaaaatatatttctattttattatcaaaatcaaatatgattgtagtatatcatatcatttattttattataaaaataaacatatatataattattaattagcacattaattattattttattcttaaaatagataaattgaataatgtaagaaaataaatatgcatatAGAAAGAAGGATAAAatggtatttttattttaaatatgcatatataatgtgaaaatattttttaaaaaaaaatatatttatttttacacataattattaataaaaagctAATATTCATATGAATACATACTTTCTTTAGTTTTTCCCGTAATATTTTAGAATATCGACACAGATTACCATGTTTCCCATAAAGAATATACAAACTTGCTATTCTACATACATTCTGAATGATACTGGTTTTCCTAAGACTTCAGGATACAGAGTCTGAGATTGTCTCCAGCTATACACAAACCCTTACTGTGTATACTTTTGTCCAATCAAAATGGCGACTCCTCTTTCTGATTAAAGAAGCAACCAGAAGGACCATCATTAGGCAACAATGCTAATCTCACTGGACTTTCTGCCCCTTCTTCAACAGATAGTAAGCCATTGTTGTAGTTTATGTCCGTTTTGACAAAGCCAGGGGTGACACAATTGACGCGAAAAGTTGGGAGCTTCTTGGCGAGGATCCTTGTGTAAGCATTCATAGCAGCTTTTGAAAGTATATAGGCAGACAAAAAACTAGGCCAGCCTTTGCTTTCTGGTGAACCTTCTTTAAAATCTTCTAGATACTTGCTCAATACCTCATCAATTCTCTCTTCTGAAAGGTTGTCAGCATCCCCCAAAACTTCTTTAGCCCATCCATTACACACGTACTGAAACAAATTACAGGACAACATGTTACTGAGTTAGCTATAAGAACCACAATTTTAGCAGTAATTATCCATGTTTATCTGGAGAAGCTGAGCAACGACAAAACAAATATTGATTCAGCAGGGAGTTTCTCATTGATGTATTCTAGTATTCAACAAGTGGAAATGTacaatatacataaatatattttcaattgcTTGAATCAAACTTGAGATGGTGTGTTTTGTGACAAATGAGCTTGTAGCAAAATGGGATATGATTTTACCTTCAATATCCCCAGCAAGGACGAAACGTTAACAATCCTCGGTGAATCAGACAACTGAAGTAGGGGAATAAATTCCTCAACCATTCTTTTAGCACCATAATAGTTTATTTTCAGGCATTCTTCGGCTAACTCATAGTTTTGAGTTGTTTTTTTATGCCATTGCCAATCGACATTTGCAGCTTCCTGCATCAATGAAAGATCGAAACTTAAttatcatactagttatatgcATTTTACAGCCAAAAGTAGAGTTAAAAAAGCTAATGTTCTTTTCCTGTTTAGCAATCCAAACCCCCATCAAATCAAAGAAAATTTCTATATCAGTAAAATTTGGTCTCAAAGCTGTCCACAATTCAATGGCAACATGTACAGATGTACTCATAAATTATGAAAAGCACAACGAGTAACTTGAATACTTAAGTAGCTCAAAAAGCAGATATGGGAAAGTATCTAACAGGAGTTACCTTCAAAATGAGGAGGAGAACATGGCCTATATTAGAAATTTACAGGAAACTCTATAATTATCCAGCCAGTCAAATATCGCATGAAGCATTAATTTGTCAGGGACTGTATTAGAGAAAATAATTACATATAGTATAATGATTAGATATTAACCATTGGTTATAGTGAAATCTACATAGTACCTTCCATGAATataataaacactaaaatttctcACGTATTAGGCATTGATCTCCACATAAACCATCAATTAAATTAACCCTCCTTTAGGCTTTGGCAAATATGTTCACTAAAGAAACTTACCTTACCAGACTCGGGTCTGAAAGTAGCATCATCAACTGCAATTCCATTAACACCAGCATTATTAACCTGCACAGAGGTGAaagatttttaataattcaacTTATAGAAGCTCACTATTAAAAACCCAGATAAACAAATGAGACATACAGGAGTTCTTACTATAAAAAAAAGAACGAGGTTCATTTCAGTAATTCAATAGGAAATggattaaaagtttaaaatctcgttatattttatatttcgaGCCCCAAGAATTCAATTTGATGTTTCCAC
The sequence above is a segment of the Manihot esculenta cultivar AM560-2 chromosome 5, M.esculenta_v8, whole genome shotgun sequence genome. Coding sequences within it:
- the LOC110614556 gene encoding phosphomannomutase, producing the protein MAVRKPGLIALFDVDGTLTAPRKAATPKMLEFMQELKKVVTVGVVGGSDLSKISEQLGKTVTQDYDYVFSENGLVAHKEGKLIGTQSLKTFLGEEELKEFINFTLHYIADLDIPIKRGTFIEFRSGMINVSPIGRNCSQEERDEFEKYDKVHNIRPKMVSVLREKFPHLNLTFSIGGQISFDVFPQGWDKTYCLRYLDEFDEIHFFGDKTYKGGNDHEIYESERTVGHTVTSPEDTLEQCKALFLANS
- the LOC110615591 gene encoding (+)-neomenthol dehydrogenase-like, encoding MAEAVKRSSDTKYAVVTGANKGIGFEICRQLASHGIVVVLTARDEKRGLEALHKLKDSPLSELIVFHQLDVADDASIAAFANFIKTQFGKLDILVNNAGVNGIAVDDATFRPESGKEAANVDWQWHKKTTQNYELAEECLKINYYGAKRMVEEFIPLLQLSDSPRIVNVSSLLGILKYVCNGWAKEVLGDADNLSEERIDEVLSKYLEDFKEGSPESKGWPSFLSAYILSKAAMNAYTRILAKKLPTFRVNCVTPGFVKTDINYNNGLLSVEEGAESPVRLALLPNDGPSGCFFNQKEESPF